A stretch of Gemmatimonas aurantiaca T-27 DNA encodes these proteins:
- a CDS encoding type IV pilus twitching motility protein PilT produces MTAPAPSTISLRTLLDEMIERDASDLHVSAGDRPKLRVDGDIVSATVEHVLTPRDTLQLAYSVLTENQKKRFEMEDELDFSFGIANLSRFRGNVFKQRGCVSMVIRRIPFQIKTFAELQLPQVISSFAERPRGLVLVTGPTGSGKSTTLAAMIDKINTERRGHIITVEDPIEFIHRHRNCIINQREVGADTKSFASALKYALREDPDVILIGEMRDLETIQAALTIAETGHLVFATLHTNSAAEAINRIIDVFPSHQQSQVRAQLAFVLEGIITQVLLPRLTGRGRAMAAEILVVTPAIRALIRDDKVHQIYSLMQSGKKFGMQTMNDALYQLYVSRQVSADECVRLSGDPNEFLRMIGKSPNDDGSGQSSTQNGNRPGDRTMAGAKR; encoded by the coding sequence ATGACCGCACCAGCCCCGTCAACCATCTCCCTCCGGACGCTCCTCGACGAAATGATCGAGCGCGATGCGTCCGACCTGCACGTCTCGGCCGGCGATCGGCCGAAACTGCGCGTGGACGGAGATATCGTGAGCGCTACGGTGGAGCACGTGCTGACGCCGCGTGACACGCTGCAGTTGGCATACTCCGTGCTCACCGAAAACCAGAAGAAGCGCTTCGAGATGGAGGACGAGCTCGATTTCTCGTTCGGCATCGCGAACCTCTCGCGTTTCCGCGGTAATGTGTTCAAGCAACGCGGCTGCGTGAGCATGGTCATCCGGCGTATCCCGTTCCAGATCAAGACCTTCGCCGAGTTGCAGTTGCCGCAGGTGATCTCGTCGTTTGCCGAACGGCCACGTGGACTGGTGCTCGTCACGGGGCCAACCGGCTCCGGCAAGAGCACCACACTGGCCGCCATGATCGACAAGATCAACACGGAACGACGTGGCCACATCATCACGGTGGAAGATCCGATCGAGTTCATCCATCGGCACCGCAACTGCATCATCAACCAGCGCGAAGTGGGCGCCGACACGAAGAGTTTTGCGTCGGCCCTCAAGTACGCGCTACGTGAAGACCCCGATGTCATCCTGATCGGTGAAATGCGCGACCTGGAGACCATCCAGGCGGCGCTCACGATCGCCGAAACCGGTCACCTCGTATTTGCCACGCTGCACACGAACAGCGCCGCCGAGGCGATCAATCGCATCATTGACGTATTCCCCAGTCATCAGCAGAGCCAGGTACGGGCGCAGCTCGCCTTTGTGCTCGAAGGCATCATCACGCAGGTGCTGCTGCCCCGGCTCACCGGACGTGGCCGTGCCATGGCGGCCGAGATTCTGGTGGTCACACCGGCCATCCGGGCGTTGATCCGCGACGACAAGGTGCACCAGATCTACTCGCTCATGCAGTCTGGCAAGAAGTTCGGCATGCAGACGATGAACGACGCGCTGTATCAGCTCTATGTCTCCCGTCAGGTGAGCGCCGACGAGTGTGTGCGCCTGTCCGGTGATCCCAACGAGTTCCTGCGCATGATCGGCAAGAGCCCGAACGACGATGGCAGCGGGCAGTCCAGCACACAGAACGGCAACCGTCCCGGTGACCGGACGATGGCCGGCGCCAAGCGATAG
- a CDS encoding SGNH/GDSL hydrolase family protein: MISLLKPIRATWFALMLLSGCLRAPTTPAFHAGDTKILFLGNSLTYTNDLPSMLLRLARLAGDTTMQAAVLAEPDFSLQEHWETGTAQRWLRERQWDFVVMQQGSSALSAGQAHLRAWTEQFAPLVRASGAQPVLLMVWPQQHRLFDFANVLTSYRNAAGSVSGIFVPAGDAWTAYEQYDRLYVDGLHPTPGGTYLTALTLLERLRGIRPDQLPPTIPGAAVDSTTVRALQRAAITALERNPARPPMPGAMPQ; the protein is encoded by the coding sequence ATGATTTCACTCCTCAAACCCATTCGCGCGACATGGTTTGCGCTGATGCTGCTCAGTGGCTGCCTGCGCGCTCCAACCACCCCAGCATTCCACGCCGGCGATACCAAGATCCTGTTTCTGGGTAACTCGCTCACCTACACGAACGACCTGCCGTCGATGCTGCTTCGGCTCGCCCGCCTGGCCGGCGACACGACCATGCAGGCGGCCGTGTTGGCCGAACCGGATTTTTCCCTGCAAGAGCATTGGGAGACCGGCACGGCACAGCGTTGGTTGCGGGAGCGGCAGTGGGACTTCGTGGTCATGCAACAGGGATCGTCGGCGCTGTCGGCCGGGCAGGCCCATCTGCGGGCCTGGACTGAGCAGTTTGCGCCACTCGTTCGAGCGTCCGGTGCACAACCCGTGCTGCTGATGGTCTGGCCGCAGCAGCATCGCCTGTTCGATTTTGCCAATGTGCTGACCTCCTATCGGAACGCCGCGGGCAGTGTGAGCGGCATCTTCGTGCCCGCTGGTGATGCGTGGACGGCCTACGAACAGTACGACCGGCTCTATGTCGATGGTTTGCATCCCACGCCGGGAGGCACGTATCTCACGGCGTTGACGCTGCTGGAACGACTGCGCGGCATCCGCCCGGATCAACTGCCACCGACGATACCGGGCGCTGCGGTGGACAGCACGACCGTCCGTGCGCTGCAGCGGGCGGCCATCACGGCACTCGAGCGCAATCCGGCGCGTCCCCCGATGCCGGGAGCGATGCCACAATGA
- a CDS encoding type II secretion system F family protein, with protein sequence MPTFTYTARTTNGDLKSATIDAPSRDDAVAQLRRQRLTIIKVDESKATPTKSLGKVSMRDIVIFTRQFSTMINAGLPLVQALDILAKQSENKALSAVVRQVVFDVESGNTVADAMRKHPKAFSDLYTNMVAAGEAGGILDTILNRLAIFMEKNDALVRKVKGAMIYPTVIMCVAGLCVVILLWKVIPVFANMFGSVGMELPLPTQVVIGLSNFLNAYWWMLLLGAAGTAFSIKKYYGTSAGQLVIDRLLLKVPVLGDVLRKSAVSRFTRTLGTLISSGVSILDGLEITARTSGNRVVQDAIMGSRSSIAGGETIAGPLQKSEVFPPMVISMIAVGEQTGGLDEMLSKIADFYDDEVDAAVSALLSLLEPIMIVFLGVVVGGMIVAMYLPIFDMVNAVK encoded by the coding sequence ATGCCCACGTTCACCTACACCGCGCGGACCACCAACGGCGACCTCAAGTCCGCCACGATCGACGCGCCCAGTCGTGATGATGCCGTAGCGCAGCTACGACGTCAGCGACTGACCATCATCAAGGTGGACGAGTCCAAGGCGACGCCCACCAAGAGCCTCGGCAAGGTCTCGATGCGCGACATCGTGATCTTCACCCGACAGTTCTCCACGATGATCAACGCCGGCTTGCCCCTGGTGCAAGCCCTCGACATCCTGGCCAAACAGAGTGAGAACAAGGCGCTCAGCGCCGTGGTGCGCCAGGTGGTGTTCGACGTGGAATCGGGCAACACGGTGGCCGATGCCATGCGCAAGCACCCCAAGGCGTTCTCGGATCTCTACACCAACATGGTGGCGGCCGGCGAGGCGGGCGGTATTCTGGACACGATCCTGAATCGCCTCGCGATCTTCATGGAAAAGAACGACGCCCTCGTTCGCAAAGTGAAGGGCGCGATGATCTACCCCACGGTCATCATGTGCGTGGCCGGATTGTGCGTGGTGATCCTGCTGTGGAAGGTCATCCCCGTGTTCGCGAACATGTTCGGCAGTGTGGGCATGGAGCTGCCCCTGCCGACGCAGGTCGTGATCGGGTTGTCCAACTTCCTGAATGCCTATTGGTGGATGCTGCTGCTGGGCGCTGCCGGTACCGCATTCAGCATCAAGAAGTACTACGGCACCTCGGCCGGTCAGTTGGTCATCGATCGTCTCCTGCTCAAGGTCCCCGTGCTGGGTGACGTGCTCCGGAAGTCGGCGGTGTCACGCTTCACGCGTACGCTGGGCACCCTGATCTCCTCGGGTGTGAGCATTCTCGACGGCCTCGAAATCACCGCCCGCACCTCGGGCAATCGCGTGGTGCAGGACGCCATCATGGGTTCGCGCTCCAGCATCGCGGGTGGTGAAACGATTGCCGGCCCGTTGCAGAAGAGCGAAGTGTTTCCGCCCATGGTGATCAGCATGATCGCCGTCGGCGAACAGACCGGTGGTCTCGACGAAATGCTCAGCAAGATCGCCGACTTCTACGACGACGAAGTCGACGCCGCCGTGAGCGCGCTGCTCTCCCTGCTCGAACCGATCATGATCGTGTTCCTCGGTGTCGTCGTGGGCGGCATGATCGTCGCGATGTACCTGCCGATCTTCGACATGGTGAACGCCGTCAAGTAA
- a CDS encoding sensor histidine kinase, whose translation MNGSRSWRIRAALLGFWLLPAVIGTIGFHLVPSRLNPDLPTASLFLSQFVMWGTWGLWTALIWYVGDRIPFRAGQRLRALVVHLLLGAAIVFVQIFVYARTSVAFGLDEPRGFESTLVIGIRSYGDVFLVIVCAIVVAQMAMRWYEEWQAGRVLAARMSEDLAQAQLRALQAQLNPHFLFNALNSIVTLIGRDPALAQQLVVRLADLLRATLRAGDGQVIALTQELEFTRRYLDIELVRFADRLRVEWPEGPTPDAMVPAFALQPLVENALLHGIARQTGAGVVSISATREQQELVLRVRDTGPGLSADTSSTGAGTGLVNLRTRLERLYGDRATLRVQDALTGGVEAELRVPFVAAPDGSGTQRMTVGDSAVPVTR comes from the coding sequence ATGAACGGTTCGCGCAGCTGGCGGATACGCGCCGCGCTGCTCGGGTTCTGGCTCCTGCCGGCGGTCATCGGCACGATCGGGTTTCATCTCGTGCCGTCGCGACTCAACCCCGACCTGCCCACGGCATCGCTGTTCCTCTCGCAGTTCGTGATGTGGGGAACCTGGGGGCTATGGACGGCGCTGATATGGTATGTCGGTGACCGTATCCCATTCCGTGCGGGCCAACGCCTGCGTGCCTTGGTGGTGCACCTGCTGCTGGGTGCGGCGATTGTGTTCGTACAGATCTTTGTCTATGCCCGCACATCCGTCGCGTTCGGACTGGACGAGCCCCGCGGCTTCGAGAGCACGCTGGTCATCGGCATCCGTTCGTACGGTGACGTGTTTCTGGTCATCGTCTGCGCCATCGTCGTGGCGCAGATGGCCATGCGCTGGTATGAGGAGTGGCAGGCGGGGCGCGTGCTCGCAGCGCGCATGAGCGAAGACCTGGCGCAGGCGCAGTTGCGCGCACTGCAGGCCCAACTCAATCCGCACTTCCTCTTCAACGCGCTGAACTCGATTGTCACGCTCATCGGACGAGACCCGGCCCTGGCGCAGCAACTCGTCGTGCGGCTCGCCGATCTGCTGCGCGCCACATTGCGCGCCGGCGACGGACAAGTGATTGCACTCACGCAGGAACTCGAGTTCACCCGTCGCTATCTCGACATCGAACTCGTGCGCTTTGCCGATCGCCTGCGCGTGGAGTGGCCGGAGGGACCAACACCGGACGCGATGGTGCCGGCGTTTGCGCTGCAACCGCTGGTGGAAAATGCGCTGCTGCATGGTATCGCTCGGCAGACCGGTGCCGGCGTCGTGTCCATCAGCGCGACACGGGAGCAGCAGGAGTTGGTGCTGCGTGTTCGGGACACCGGCCCGGGGCTATCGGCCGACACCTCCTCCACCGGTGCTGGTACGGGATTGGTGAATCTCCGGACGCGCCTCGAACGGCTTTACGGTGATCGCGCCACACTGCGCGTGCAGGACGCGTTGACCGGCGGTGTGGAAGCCGAACTGCGTGTGCCTTTTGTGGCCGCGCCAGACGGGAGCGGCACGCAGAGAATGACTGTCGGAGACAGCGCGGTTCCCGTCACGCGCTGA
- a CDS encoding GspE/PulE family protein — translation MAAPAAPLASRSTDRLGDLLVREGLLSRENLTKALQEQSAYPGQRLGLTVVRLGMVPETEVVRMLARQYRMPAVDLARFEVDTRLLKLIPAELASKHTVLPLKRDGRQLTVAIADPTAMAVVDDLKFITRYDIVPVLAGEYSMRAAIEKHYEANEIHMQSLLQDIAADDDDIEVLDNQDDMVDASVLAAQVDEAPVVKLINAILGDAVHKGASDIHFECFEHELRVRYRIDGALQEVMKPPMKMRAALISRFKIMSSLNIAERRVPQDGRIKLKIGRKVIDFRVSTLPTLFGEKVVLRILDKGNLTLELDKFGIEPRAERELMEAISNPYGMVLVTGPTGSGKTTTLYSALSKINNLDTNIMTAEDPVEYNLFGINQVQVRTEIGMSFAAALKAFLRQDPNVIMVGEIRDLETGGIAVKAALTGHMVMSTLHTNSAPETIVRLLDMGLEPFNVASALNLILAQRLVRRICPKCRVKYQPDVAELSGAKVKLDTTMRELRFTEEALANAKAKATPEAMPFLTNLCLDTRVGDLPFFKGHGCDACAGTGLKGRQGVYEVMFMTPTLKKLVMQNSDVQVIRDAAVEEGMLTLRMDGWLKVLKGVTTLDQVIRETAN, via the coding sequence ATGGCCGCTCCTGCTGCACCGCTGGCGAGTCGCTCCACGGACCGACTCGGCGATCTCCTCGTCCGCGAGGGGTTGTTGTCACGCGAAAACCTCACCAAGGCACTGCAGGAGCAGTCCGCATATCCGGGACAGCGTCTCGGACTGACCGTCGTCCGACTCGGCATGGTGCCGGAGACCGAAGTGGTCCGCATGCTGGCGCGACAGTACCGAATGCCAGCCGTCGACCTCGCGCGTTTCGAGGTGGATACTCGGCTCCTCAAGCTGATCCCCGCCGAACTCGCCTCCAAGCACACGGTTCTGCCGCTCAAGCGCGACGGACGTCAGCTCACGGTCGCCATTGCCGATCCCACGGCGATGGCCGTGGTGGACGATCTCAAGTTCATCACCCGCTATGACATCGTCCCGGTGCTGGCGGGCGAGTACTCCATGCGGGCGGCGATCGAAAAACACTACGAAGCGAACGAAATCCACATGCAGTCCCTGCTGCAGGACATCGCAGCAGATGATGACGATATCGAGGTGCTCGACAACCAGGACGACATGGTCGATGCCAGTGTCCTGGCCGCTCAGGTCGATGAGGCACCGGTCGTCAAGCTCATCAACGCCATCCTTGGCGATGCCGTGCACAAAGGCGCGTCGGATATCCACTTCGAGTGCTTCGAACACGAACTGCGGGTCCGCTATCGCATCGACGGCGCGCTGCAGGAAGTGATGAAGCCACCCATGAAGATGCGCGCCGCGCTCATCTCGCGCTTCAAGATCATGTCGTCCCTGAACATCGCAGAACGCCGCGTACCGCAGGACGGCCGCATCAAACTCAAGATCGGCCGAAAGGTCATCGACTTCCGCGTCAGCACCCTGCCCACGCTTTTCGGCGAAAAGGTCGTCCTGCGAATTCTCGACAAAGGCAACCTCACCCTCGAACTGGACAAGTTCGGTATTGAGCCTCGCGCCGAACGGGAACTCATGGAGGCGATCTCCAATCCGTACGGCATGGTGCTCGTGACCGGCCCCACGGGATCGGGTAAGACCACCACCCTGTATTCGGCTCTGTCGAAGATCAACAATCTCGACACGAACATCATGACGGCCGAAGATCCCGTGGAGTACAACCTCTTCGGCATCAATCAGGTGCAGGTACGCACCGAGATCGGCATGTCCTTCGCCGCCGCGCTGAAAGCGTTCCTGCGACAGGATCCGAACGTCATCATGGTCGGCGAAATCCGCGATCTCGAAACCGGCGGTATTGCTGTGAAGGCCGCGCTCACCGGCCACATGGTCATGAGCACCCTGCACACGAATTCGGCGCCCGAAACCATCGTCCGCCTGCTGGACATGGGTCTCGAACCGTTCAACGTGGCGTCCGCGCTCAATCTCATCCTAGCGCAGCGACTCGTCCGACGCATCTGCCCGAAGTGTCGCGTGAAGTACCAGCCCGACGTGGCGGAACTGTCGGGCGCCAAGGTCAAGCTCGACACCACCATGCGCGAACTGCGTTTCACCGAGGAAGCCCTCGCCAATGCCAAGGCCAAGGCCACGCCGGAGGCAATGCCGTTCCTGACCAACCTCTGCCTCGATACCCGTGTCGGCGATCTGCCCTTCTTCAAGGGCCATGGCTGTGACGCCTGTGCCGGCACTGGTCTCAAGGGGCGTCAGGGTGTCTACGAAGTGATGTTCATGACCCCCACGCTCAAAAAGCTGGTCATGCAGAACTCCGACGTGCAGGTCATCCGCGATGCGGCCGTTGAAGAGGGCATGTTGACGCTGCGCATGGATGGTTGGCTGAAGGTGCTGAAGGGGGTGACCACCCTCGATCAGGTCATCCGCGAAACGGCAAACTGA